In Flammeovirgaceae bacterium 311, one DNA window encodes the following:
- a CDS encoding peptidase membrane zinc metallopeptidase putative (COG2738 Predicted Zn-dependent protease), producing MVFDGTGLIIFAVFAILSWLVGQRLRSKFRKYSQISLHSGISGAEAAAKMLRDSGITDVRIQSVGGKLSDHYNPADKTVNLSQEVYQGRNAAAVAVAAHECGHAVQHAKAYGMLKVRSAMVPVLSVSSQYLSWIILIGIFMMNTTPIPLMLGIGLFALTTLFAFVTLPVEFDASRRALAWMGNTGMVDNQEMGMAKDALKWAAMTYVVAALASLAQLLYLVMIMLGGRRD from the coding sequence ATGGTATTCGATGGAACAGGATTAATCATATTCGCAGTATTTGCCATTTTAAGCTGGCTGGTAGGCCAGCGCTTAAGAAGCAAATTTCGCAAGTACTCACAAATTTCGCTGCACAGCGGCATTAGCGGCGCCGAGGCTGCCGCAAAAATGCTGCGCGACAGCGGCATTACTGATGTAAGAATTCAATCGGTAGGCGGCAAGCTTAGCGACCACTATAACCCTGCAGACAAAACCGTTAACCTAAGCCAGGAGGTTTACCAGGGACGCAATGCCGCTGCAGTAGCAGTAGCTGCCCACGAGTGTGGCCATGCCGTGCAGCATGCAAAGGCTTATGGCATGCTTAAAGTTCGCTCGGCCATGGTACCGGTGCTTTCGGTTTCCTCTCAGTACCTTTCCTGGATTATCCTGATCGGTATCTTTATGATGAACACCACACCAATACCGCTTATGCTGGGCATTGGCCTTTTTGCCTTAACTACCCTTTTTGCCTTTGTTACACTACCGGTTGAGTTTGACGCCAGCCGCAGGGCACTTGCCTGGATGGGCAACACCGGTATGGTAGACAACCAGGAAATGGGCATGGCAAAAGATGCACTGAAATGGGCCGCCATGACCTACGTAGTAGCGGCACTTGCCTCACTGGCACAGTTACTTTACCTGGTCATGATCATGCTGGGTGGCAGAAGAGACTAA
- a CDS encoding butyryl-CoA dehydrogenase (COG1960 Acyl-CoA dehydrogenases), producing the protein MVFKLTEEQQAVRDAARDFAQTELLPCIVERDDEQRFPAEQVRKMGELGFMGMMVDPAYGGSGLDTISYVLAMEEISKVDASASVCMSVNNSLVCWGLEKYGNEEQKQKYLTKLASGQQIGAFCLSEPEAGSDATSQRTTAEDKGDYYLLNGTKNWITNGNSASVYLVIAQTNPELGHKGINCLIVEKGMEGFVVGKKENKMGIRGSDTHSLMFQDVKVPKANRIGEDGFGFKFAMSTLNGGRIGIAAQALGLASGALELAIAYAKERKAFGKPIAQHQAIQFKLADMATQVEAARLLVWKAAWLKDQKQDFGAASATAKLYASQIAQEVTTEAVQIHGGYGYVKEYHVERLMRDAKITQIYEGTSEIQKIVISRELLK; encoded by the coding sequence ATGGTTTTCAAACTTACAGAAGAACAACAGGCCGTGCGCGATGCTGCCCGTGATTTTGCACAGACAGAGCTGCTGCCCTGCATTGTGGAACGCGATGATGAACAGCGTTTTCCGGCAGAGCAGGTGCGCAAAATGGGCGAGCTTGGCTTTATGGGCATGATGGTAGACCCTGCCTACGGCGGCAGCGGGCTTGACACCATCTCCTATGTGCTGGCCATGGAAGAGATCTCCAAAGTAGATGCCTCTGCCTCGGTGTGCATGTCGGTAAACAACTCGCTGGTATGCTGGGGCCTGGAGAAATACGGAAACGAAGAACAAAAGCAAAAATACCTGACCAAGCTGGCCAGCGGACAGCAGATTGGCGCCTTTTGCCTTTCGGAGCCCGAGGCAGGCTCAGATGCCACCTCACAGCGCACCACTGCCGAAGACAAGGGCGATTATTACCTGCTGAACGGCACCAAGAACTGGATCACCAATGGCAACTCTGCCTCAGTATACCTGGTAATAGCACAGACTAACCCGGAACTAGGCCATAAAGGCATTAACTGCCTGATAGTGGAAAAGGGTATGGAAGGTTTTGTAGTGGGCAAGAAAGAGAATAAAATGGGCATCAGGGGCTCCGATACACATTCGCTGATGTTTCAGGATGTAAAGGTACCTAAAGCCAACAGAATAGGCGAAGACGGCTTTGGTTTCAAGTTTGCCATGAGCACCCTGAATGGTGGCCGCATTGGCATTGCTGCCCAGGCCCTGGGGCTTGCCTCCGGTGCACTGGAGCTGGCCATTGCCTATGCAAAAGAGCGCAAGGCATTTGGCAAACCTATTGCCCAGCACCAGGCCATACAGTTTAAGCTGGCCGATATGGCCACACAGGTAGAAGCTGCGCGCCTGCTGGTATGGAAGGCCGCCTGGCTAAAAGACCAGAAACAGGATTTTGGCGCCGCGAGTGCTACTGCCAAACTCTATGCATCACAAATTGCCCAGGAGGTCACCACAGAAGCTGTACAAATCCATGGTGGTTATGGATATGTAAAAGAGTATCATGTGGAGCGTTTAATGCGCGATGCCAAAATAACCCAAATCTACGAGGGAACCTCAGAGATTCAGAAAATTGTAATTTCGAGGGAACTTTTAAAGTAG
- a CDS encoding AraC family transcriptional regulator (COG2207 AraC-type DNA-binding domain-containing proteins) yields the protein MEDYNKIIESLSIRYLKAKHFRVLEPVAVDNYYDVENTILYLRSGQCSFNSGEVVNEGEALFVPGGKTTSFVFGSNPSLRIHNEDFLTNREKYLQPISFDDAQSSQGLVFTQVSFEAKVFDSVNFFASLDVPAFSLSENPVIYEIIDDISREAGSKKPGKDRIVKISTDLLVVEVIRHILDRKLFVEQLATNSTYFNDPRLIDIFTYIKENISGDLSNKVLANVANVSEDYVGQYFKMLTGINPQDYIEYQRMEKAVTLLRTSKKSIREIGKEVGYKDTAYFCRRFKMMFGIPAGKMRRRESLMNV from the coding sequence ATGGAGGATTACAATAAAATTATCGAGTCGCTTAGCATTCGTTACCTGAAGGCAAAGCATTTTAGGGTACTGGAGCCAGTAGCCGTTGACAACTACTATGACGTTGAAAACACCATACTCTACTTGCGTAGTGGCCAGTGTAGTTTCAATAGTGGCGAGGTTGTTAATGAAGGAGAAGCCCTGTTTGTTCCGGGTGGAAAAACCACATCCTTTGTATTTGGTTCCAACCCATCCTTACGGATACACAACGAGGACTTTCTCACCAACCGTGAAAAGTACCTTCAGCCTATCTCTTTTGATGACGCGCAGTCTTCACAAGGCCTGGTATTTACTCAGGTGAGCTTTGAAGCCAAGGTGTTTGATTCTGTGAACTTCTTTGCTTCACTGGACGTACCTGCCTTCAGCCTAAGTGAAAACCCTGTTATCTATGAGATTATTGATGACATTTCGCGTGAGGCAGGCTCCAAAAAGCCGGGTAAAGACAGAATTGTTAAGATCAGTACCGATTTGCTGGTGGTGGAAGTGATTCGCCATATCCTGGATCGTAAGCTGTTCGTAGAGCAGCTGGCAACCAACAGCACCTACTTTAACGATCCTCGTTTAATCGATATCTTTACTTACATCAAGGAAAATATCTCAGGCGATCTGTCGAACAAAGTACTTGCCAATGTTGCAAATGTGTCTGAAGACTATGTAGGGCAGTACTTTAAAATGCTGACTGGTATCAATCCTCAGGATTATATTGAATATCAGCGTATGGAGAAAGCGGTTACCCTGCTGCGTACCAGCAAAAAGAGCATCCGTGAAATTGGTAAGGAAGTTGGTTACAAAGATACGGCCTATTTCTGCCGTCGCTTTAAGATGATGTTTGGTATCCCTGCCGGTAAAATGCGCAGAAGAGAATCACTCATGAACGTTTAA
- a CDS encoding geranylgeranylglyceryl phosphate synthase-like protein (COG1646 Predicted phosphate-binding enzymes, TIM-barrel fold), which translates to MNNPQVLNILSERSKQGRKSFAVLIDPDKVADEDSLLETIHLSVKHGVDFFFVGGSLITEDRLDWVVRLLRAESTLPVVLFPGSNLHIHQQAHAILFLSLISGRNPELLIGQHVVAAPILKKSRLEVIATGYMLIGSGIQTTAAYISNTLPIPNDKPSVAACTAMAGELLGMRLLYMDAGSGAPEPIAPRVIGAVRRSVELPLIVGGGIRSGVAARQALQAGADVVVVGNGIEKNPNLLIEVSYAVHELNTALNVHE; encoded by the coding sequence ATGAATAATCCGCAGGTGCTCAACATCCTGTCCGAGCGCTCTAAGCAAGGCAGAAAAAGTTTTGCCGTTCTGATAGACCCGGATAAGGTAGCCGATGAAGATTCTTTATTAGAAACAATTCACCTGAGTGTTAAACACGGGGTGGATTTTTTCTTTGTGGGAGGCAGCCTCATCACAGAGGACCGGTTGGATTGGGTAGTGCGATTATTGCGTGCAGAAAGCACGCTTCCGGTGGTACTGTTCCCTGGCAGTAATTTGCACATACATCAGCAGGCGCATGCCATTCTTTTCCTTTCGCTTATTTCCGGCCGTAACCCCGAACTGCTCATTGGGCAGCATGTAGTGGCGGCACCAATTCTTAAAAAAAGCAGGCTGGAGGTTATTGCCACCGGCTATATGCTGATAGGCTCTGGTATTCAGACCACTGCCGCTTACATTAGCAATACCTTGCCAATTCCCAACGACAAACCCTCTGTAGCAGCCTGTACGGCCATGGCCGGAGAACTGCTGGGTATGCGCCTGCTGTATATGGATGCCGGCAGTGGTGCGCCGGAGCCTATTGCTCCCCGTGTTATTGGTGCCGTGCGCCGTAGTGTAGAGCTACCCCTGATTGTAGGAGGAGGCATTCGCTCTGGTGTAGCTGCGAGGCAGGCCCTGCAGGCCGGTGCCGATGTGGTGGTGGTGGGTAATGGGATAGAAAAAAACCCCAATCTGCTGATTGAGGTTTCTTATGCTGTTCATGAGCTGAATACAGCCTTAAACGTTCATGAGTGA
- a CDS encoding Na+/phosphate symporter (COG1283 Na+/phosphate symporter), translating into MFFLEHKDKSGNKLTHSAAGTKPSISIVSRILAILVAVAFFLFALSLLGHAFKMLAAGRAQQIMEVTSNPFISLFIGLLMTAIIQSSSTTTSMVVAAVAAGSLNMDQAVPMIMGANIGTTLTSTLVSLGFITKKKEFRKALAAGSVHDIFNVLTTVVLLPLELYTGFLSTLAQMIAASIALPDGLDSSDIFTYGFWHNLAPVQWLVDTIDNLWIVLVLAFVLLFASIKFLARYIYELFIGRFRKDFERIFFATPLKAFGFGALLTATVQSSSVTTPLVVPLVATGKIRLKKCFPYIMGANLGTTITALLAAMFHSNAAISIALVHVLFNLFGVFIFFPLKFLRKIPLRIAQGLGRVTSRNRMIGFLYILLTFFLLPFILIYINQQN; encoded by the coding sequence ATGTTTTTTCTGGAGCATAAAGACAAATCTGGTAATAAATTGACGCATTCTGCTGCCGGTACAAAACCATCCATCAGTATAGTGAGCAGGATTCTGGCCATTTTGGTGGCTGTGGCTTTTTTTCTGTTTGCACTAAGCTTGCTGGGGCACGCATTTAAAATGCTGGCGGCTGGCAGGGCGCAGCAGATCATGGAGGTTACCTCCAATCCTTTTATCAGCCTTTTTATTGGCCTGCTGATGACGGCCATCATTCAAAGCAGCTCTACTACCACCTCTATGGTAGTTGCGGCAGTTGCAGCGGGTTCATTAAATATGGATCAGGCAGTGCCTATGATCATGGGGGCCAACATAGGCACAACCCTTACCAGTACCCTTGTATCGCTTGGCTTTATCACCAAAAAGAAGGAATTCAGAAAAGCACTGGCTGCAGGCTCGGTTCATGATATTTTTAACGTGCTTACCACCGTTGTGCTACTGCCGCTGGAGTTATATACAGGTTTTCTTTCTACGCTGGCCCAAATGATTGCAGCTTCTATTGCGCTGCCAGATGGGCTGGATTCCAGCGATATATTTACCTACGGGTTCTGGCATAACCTTGCGCCGGTGCAGTGGCTGGTAGATACGATAGATAATTTATGGATCGTGCTGGTACTGGCATTTGTATTGCTGTTTGCTTCTATCAAGTTTCTGGCACGCTACATCTATGAGCTGTTTATTGGCAGATTCAGGAAAGATTTTGAGAGAATATTTTTTGCCACACCCCTGAAAGCTTTTGGATTCGGTGCCCTGCTTACTGCTACAGTACAGTCAAGCTCTGTTACCACGCCCCTTGTAGTACCGCTGGTAGCTACCGGAAAAATCAGGCTTAAAAAATGTTTCCCTTATATTATGGGGGCAAATTTAGGAACTACCATTACCGCACTGCTGGCAGCCATGTTTCATTCCAATGCCGCCATAAGCATTGCGCTGGTGCATGTTCTTTTCAATCTGTTTGGGGTGTTTATCTTTTTTCCGCTCAAGTTTCTGCGTAAAATACCTCTTAGAATAGCGCAGGGCCTGGGTCGTGTAACCAGCCGTAACAGGATGATTGGCTTTCTGTACATTCTGTTAACTTTCTTTCTCTTACCCTTTATTCTGATATATATTAACCAGCAGAATTAG
- a CDS encoding amidohydrolase (COG1473 Metal-dependent amidase/aminoacylase/carboxypeptidase): MELLERVKVLAAQWEQDLIANRRHLHANPELSFQEYQTAAFIQERLKSWGISFQAPVAGTGIVGTIAGKNPQKKVFALRADMDALPILEANDVSYKSKNDGVMHACGHDVHTTSLLGAARILHELRDSFEGSVRLIFQPGEELLPGGASLMIKEGVLKNPEPAGIVGQHVMPLIPAGKVGFREGMYMASTDELYVTVKGKGGHAAMPEQNIDPVLITAHIIVALQQIVSRVASPKVPTVLSFGKIIANGATNVIPNEVHIEGTFRTMDEAWRAEAHKRMKKMAECIAEGMGGECDFDIQKGYPYLENDPGLTQQARAAAVEYLGAENVVDLDLWMAAEDFSYYSHEVDSCFYRLGTRNEERGITSSVHTPTFDIDETALPIGAGLMAWIALKQLEVK, from the coding sequence ATGGAGTTACTGGAGCGCGTTAAGGTGCTGGCAGCACAATGGGAGCAAGATCTTATAGCTAACCGCAGGCACCTGCACGCAAATCCGGAACTGTCGTTTCAGGAGTACCAAACGGCAGCTTTTATTCAGGAGCGTTTAAAAAGCTGGGGCATTTCCTTTCAGGCACCTGTAGCCGGCACAGGCATAGTGGGTACCATAGCAGGTAAAAATCCGCAGAAAAAAGTATTTGCTCTTAGGGCGGATATGGATGCTTTACCTATTCTGGAGGCTAACGATGTTTCCTATAAATCTAAAAATGATGGCGTAATGCATGCCTGCGGGCATGATGTTCATACCACCTCACTGCTGGGTGCTGCCCGTATACTTCATGAGCTTAGAGATTCCTTTGAAGGTAGCGTACGCCTGATCTTTCAGCCTGGCGAAGAACTCTTGCCTGGCGGAGCTTCCCTGATGATCAAAGAAGGAGTGCTGAAGAATCCCGAACCTGCCGGGATAGTAGGCCAGCACGTAATGCCCCTCATTCCTGCAGGAAAAGTTGGCTTCAGGGAAGGAATGTATATGGCCTCTACCGATGAGCTTTATGTTACGGTAAAGGGAAAAGGCGGCCATGCTGCCATGCCTGAGCAAAATATAGACCCTGTACTGATAACGGCCCATATAATTGTAGCATTACAGCAAATCGTAAGCAGGGTTGCCAGCCCAAAAGTACCCACCGTGCTTTCTTTTGGTAAAATAATTGCCAATGGCGCTACCAATGTAATACCTAATGAGGTACATATAGAAGGTACCTTCCGCACCATGGACGAGGCCTGGAGAGCAGAAGCGCATAAACGCATGAAAAAAATGGCTGAGTGCATAGCAGAAGGCATGGGTGGTGAGTGCGATTTTGATATTCAAAAGGGGTATCCTTATCTGGAGAATGATCCCGGGCTCACCCAGCAGGCACGTGCTGCCGCCGTAGAATACCTGGGAGCGGAAAATGTGGTTGATTTAGATCTGTGGATGGCTGCCGAAGACTTCAGCTATTATTCACACGAAGTGGATAGCTGTTTTTACCGCCTGGGGACCCGTAACGAAGAAAGAGGAATTACCTCTTCTGTACATACCCCTACTTTCGATATCGACGAAACTGCCTTGCCTATCGGTGCCGGGCTGATGGCCTGGATTGCTTTAAAGCAACTGGAGGTAAAATAA
- a CDS encoding sporulation domain-containing protein — protein MKKTSMRKRNYMIWFMMLGLYFSCAGPGQSPQRSETFYSEDLSVLRRNQDYKTAEPEAASPRPAPERTQYPASGAVTANQDVTNQLENLLTASAERNKEIKTLPGFTVQVYLGTSREAAERAKRQVYSAVPEARPEVKFVQPNYRVIVGRFVERMEAQTTYASLKKEFPNALVIPDRIQINE, from the coding sequence ATGAAAAAAACAAGCATGCGCAAACGCAACTATATGATATGGTTTATGATGCTGGGTCTGTATTTTAGTTGTGCAGGCCCGGGACAATCGCCACAACGATCCGAGACCTTTTATTCAGAAGATCTTTCTGTGCTGCGGCGTAACCAGGACTATAAAACGGCTGAACCGGAGGCTGCATCTCCACGCCCTGCGCCAGAGCGCACACAGTATCCGGCTTCCGGGGCTGTAACGGCGAATCAGGATGTAACCAATCAGCTGGAAAACCTTTTAACGGCTTCGGCAGAGCGCAATAAAGAAATAAAAACTTTACCAGGTTTTACCGTTCAGGTGTACCTGGGTACCAGCCGCGAAGCTGCAGAAAGAGCAAAGCGGCAGGTGTATTCGGCGGTGCCCGAGGCCCGGCCCGAAGTTAAGTTTGTTCAGCCCAACTATCGTGTAATTGTAGGCCGCTTTGTTGAAAGAATGGAGGCGCAAACTACTTATGCCTCTCTTAAAAAAGAATTTCCAAACGCACTTGTCATTCCCGACCGTATCCAGATTAACGAATAG
- a CDS encoding protein translocase subunit seca (COG0653 Preprotein translocase subunit SecA (ATPase, RNA helicase)) produces MLDFITKGVQKLLGSKSERDVKSVMPLVNQIIGEYEKLASLSDDEVRNRTKEIQNSIDNSLRAIDDQLEALHKQVADQPNLDIDQKEALFNRIDKLETERNTELEKVLLEVLPQAFAVVRETARRWKENGQLVVTATQYDHEYAAQHEHVVIEGDKAIWKGEWIAAGNKIKWEMLHYDVQLIGGVVLHQGKIAEMATGEGKTLVATLPAFLNALARRGVHIVTVNDYLAKRDSEWMGPLFNFHWMSCDCIDKHQPNSEARRKAYRADITYGTNNEFGFDYLRDNMARSPEDLVQRKHHYAMVDEVDSVLVDEARTPLIISGPVPRGDEHEFYDLKPRISRLVEAQRKLVTGLLQEAKKGLSTDMKDDDAGLALFRAYRGMPKYKPLIKFLSEPGIRNALQRTENVYLADNQKQMPQADKVLYFTIDEKHNTIELTEQGIDLITGDGEDPQFFIMPDIGTEIAKLEHNTALTDEEKLERKDKLIKDYATKSQRIHTINQLLKAYTLFERDTEYIIQEGKIKIVDEQTGRVMDGRRYSDGLHQAIEAKENVKVEDATQTYATITLQNYFRMYHKLAGMTGTAETEAGEFWDIYKLDVVVIPTNRPIVRDDREDLVYKTTREKFNAVAQEIEQLRNAGRPVLVGTTSVEISEVLSRMLKIRSIPHQVLNAKQHQREAEVVAEAGKSGTVTIATNMAGRGTDIKLSPESKAAGGLAIVGTERHESRRVDRQLRGRSGRQGDPGTTQFFVSLEDNLMRLFGSDRIARLMDRMGYEEGEVIQHSMITKSIERAQKKVEENNFSIRKRLLEYDNVMNSQREVIYRRRKNALYGERLQLDIMNMLYQVAEDLVQNAKGADDYESLRLNVLSILGFDYSLDETTFRKSNVEVLSEKLYHRAYDHYNKKNSNIAQQASPIIRQVHEERGAVVKNIVVPFTDGKRQIAVESSLEKNLETDCKELILSMEKSITLSIIDMLWKDHLRDMDDLKQSVQNAVYEQKDPLLIYKFEAFELFKRFIGRVNEETISFLIKANLPVREPEMVQEAAQLQRLRQQQQRLRESKEDSESLVSGGQGVPQTQQETAQRVAPVPVKSAKVAGRNDRVSVQYADGTIKKNVKFKLVEEDVKASRCVIIDSE; encoded by the coding sequence ATGTTAGATTTTATAACGAAAGGTGTACAAAAACTGCTTGGCAGTAAATCAGAGCGGGATGTAAAGTCTGTAATGCCTCTGGTTAACCAAATCATTGGAGAGTATGAGAAGCTTGCTTCACTATCCGACGATGAGGTGCGTAACCGTACTAAAGAAATACAAAACAGCATTGATAACAGCCTGCGCGCTATTGATGATCAGCTGGAAGCCCTGCATAAGCAGGTGGCCGACCAGCCTAATCTGGATATAGACCAGAAAGAGGCGCTGTTTAACCGCATAGATAAGCTGGAGACTGAGCGGAACACCGAGCTGGAAAAAGTGCTGCTGGAGGTGTTGCCACAGGCTTTTGCCGTAGTACGTGAAACAGCCCGCCGCTGGAAAGAAAACGGACAGCTGGTGGTAACAGCTACCCAATACGACCACGAATATGCCGCACAACACGAACATGTAGTGATAGAGGGAGATAAAGCCATCTGGAAGGGTGAGTGGATTGCTGCCGGTAATAAAATAAAATGGGAAATGCTGCACTACGATGTGCAGCTCATTGGCGGTGTTGTGCTGCACCAGGGTAAAATTGCCGAGATGGCAACCGGTGAAGGTAAAACCCTGGTAGCAACCCTGCCTGCCTTTTTGAATGCGCTTGCCCGCCGCGGCGTACACATCGTTACGGTAAACGATTACCTGGCCAAGCGCGACTCTGAGTGGATGGGTCCGCTGTTTAACTTTCACTGGATGAGCTGCGATTGTATTGATAAACACCAGCCCAACAGCGAAGCCCGCCGCAAAGCCTACCGTGCCGATATTACTTATGGCACCAACAACGAATTTGGTTTTGATTACCTGCGCGATAACATGGCCCGCAGCCCGGAAGACCTGGTACAGCGGAAACATCATTATGCCATGGTCGATGAGGTTGACTCAGTACTGGTGGACGAAGCCCGTACGCCACTCATTATCTCAGGCCCGGTTCCCCGTGGCGACGAGCATGAGTTTTACGACCTGAAGCCACGCATCAGCCGCCTGGTTGAGGCGCAGCGCAAGCTGGTAACAGGCTTGTTGCAGGAGGCAAAGAAAGGCCTTAGCACCGACATGAAAGATGATGATGCCGGCCTGGCGCTGTTCCGTGCGTACAGAGGCATGCCAAAGTATAAGCCACTTATTAAATTCTTAAGTGAGCCCGGTATCCGCAATGCCCTGCAGCGCACAGAAAATGTGTACCTGGCTGATAACCAGAAGCAGATGCCGCAGGCCGATAAGGTGCTGTACTTTACCATCGACGAAAAACACAATACGATAGAGCTCACAGAACAGGGCATTGACCTGATTACGGGAGATGGTGAAGATCCGCAGTTCTTCATCATGCCTGATATCGGTACCGAAATTGCCAAACTGGAGCATAATACGGCTTTAACCGACGAGGAAAAGCTGGAACGAAAAGATAAGCTGATTAAAGATTACGCTACAAAATCGCAGCGTATTCACACCATTAACCAGCTGCTGAAGGCATACACCCTGTTTGAGCGCGATACTGAATACATCATTCAGGAAGGCAAGATCAAGATTGTAGATGAGCAAACAGGCCGTGTAATGGATGGCCGCCGTTATTCCGACGGTCTGCACCAGGCCATTGAGGCAAAAGAAAATGTGAAGGTAGAAGATGCCACACAAACCTATGCCACCATTACCCTGCAGAACTACTTCCGGATGTACCACAAGCTGGCCGGTATGACCGGTACTGCCGAAACGGAAGCAGGCGAATTCTGGGATATCTATAAGCTGGATGTGGTGGTAATTCCTACCAACCGCCCCATTGTACGAGATGACCGCGAAGACCTGGTATACAAAACCACTCGCGAGAAGTTTAACGCCGTGGCCCAGGAAATTGAGCAACTGCGTAATGCAGGCCGCCCGGTGCTGGTGGGTACTACCTCGGTAGAAATTTCGGAGGTTCTGAGCCGTATGCTCAAGATCCGCAGCATACCCCACCAGGTACTGAATGCCAAGCAGCACCAGCGCGAGGCCGAGGTAGTAGCCGAAGCCGGTAAGTCAGGCACCGTTACTATTGCCACCAACATGGCTGGTCGTGGTACTGACATTAAGCTGTCGCCGGAGTCGAAGGCGGCGGGTGGTCTGGCCATTGTAGGCACAGAGCGCCATGAGTCGCGCCGTGTTGACCGCCAGCTGCGTGGCCGTTCCGGCCGCCAGGGCGACCCAGGTACTACCCAGTTCTTTGTATCCCTGGAGGATAACCTGATGCGCCTTTTCGGCTCCGACCGGATTGCACGCCTGATGGACCGCATGGGCTATGAGGAGGGTGAGGTAATTCAGCACTCTATGATCACCAAATCCATAGAACGCGCACAGAAGAAGGTAGAGGAGAACAACTTCTCCATTCGTAAGCGCCTGTTGGAGTACGATAACGTGATGAACTCACAGCGTGAGGTAATTTACCGCCGTCGTAAAAATGCGCTTTATGGCGAACGCCTGCAACTGGACATTATGAACATGCTTTACCAGGTTGCCGAAGACCTGGTGCAGAATGCCAAAGGTGCCGACGATTACGAGAGCCTGCGCCTTAACGTGCTTAGCATCCTGGGCTTTGATTACAGCCTGGACGAAACCACCTTCCGCAAGAGTAATGTAGAGGTGCTTTCTGAAAAGCTCTACCACAGGGCCTACGACCATTATAATAAAAAGAACAGCAACATTGCCCAGCAGGCCAGCCCTATCATCAGGCAGGTGCATGAGGAGCGCGGTGCGGTTGTTAAAAATATAGTTGTACCTTTTACTGATGGCAAGCGGCAGATTGCTGTAGAGTCCAGCCTGGAGAAAAACCTGGAGACTGACTGTAAGGAGCTGATCCTGTCTATGGAGAAGTCTATTACGCTTTCGATCATAGACATGCTGTGGAAAGACCACCTGCGCGATATGGACGACCTGAAACAGTCGGTACAAAACGCGGTGTACGAGCAGAAAGATCCGCTCCTGATCTATAAATTCGAGGCGTTTGAGCTCTTTAAACGATTTATTGGCCGGGTGAATGAGGAGACTATCAGCTTCCTGATCAAAGCAAACCTTCCGGTAAGAGAGCCAGAGATGGTGCAGGAGGCAGCGCAGTTACAGCGCCTACGCCAGCAGCAGCAGCGTTTACGCGAGAGCAAGGAAGATTCCGAGTCCCTGGTAAGCGGCGGGCAGGGTGTTCCACAAACTCAGCAGGAAACAGCCCAGAGAGTTGCTCCGGTTCCGGTTAAGTCTGCAAAAGTAGCCGGCCGTAACGACAGGGTTAGCGTACAGTATGCCGATGGAACAATCAAGAAGAATGTTAAATTTAAGCTCGTAGAGGAGGATGTTAAAGCCAGCCGCTGCGTGATAATTGATTCTGAATAA